The Hyphomonadaceae bacterium ML37 genome includes a region encoding these proteins:
- a CDS encoding isovaleryl-CoA dehydrogenase encodes MTANQYPPLEFDLGDTAEMLRDTVRSFASDKIAPRAAEIDATDTFPADLWQEMGALGLLGITVEEELGGSGLGYLEHCIAMEEISRASASVGLSYGAHSNLCVNQIRLNGNDDQRARYLPRLISGEHVGALAMSETGAGSDVVSMRLKAEKKGDHYLLNGSKMWITNGPSADVLVVYAKTDPQGGSKGITAFLIEKGMKGFSVAQKLDKLGMRGSETGELVFENCDVPEENVLGSIGGGVRVLMSGLDYERAVLASGPIGIMQACMDVVMPYVHERKQFGQAIGEFQLIQGKIADMYTRMTAARAYVYAVAQACDRGRTTRQDAAGAILFAAEAATQCALDAIQILGGNGYINEYPTGRLLRDAKLYEIGAGTSEIRRMLIGRELFNATR; translated from the coding sequence ATGACAGCCAATCAGTACCCCCCGCTCGAGTTTGACCTCGGCGACACGGCGGAGATGCTGCGCGACACCGTGCGCTCCTTCGCGTCCGACAAAATTGCGCCGCGCGCCGCCGAGATTGACGCCACGGACACCTTCCCGGCCGATCTCTGGCAGGAGATGGGCGCGCTGGGCCTTCTGGGCATCACGGTGGAAGAGGAGCTGGGCGGGTCCGGGCTCGGCTATCTTGAACACTGCATCGCCATGGAAGAGATCAGCCGGGCGTCCGCCTCGGTGGGATTGTCCTACGGCGCGCACTCAAACCTGTGTGTCAACCAGATCCGGCTCAACGGCAATGACGATCAGCGCGCGCGCTATCTGCCCAGGCTGATCAGCGGCGAGCATGTGGGCGCGCTGGCCATGAGCGAGACGGGCGCCGGGTCTGACGTGGTGTCCATGCGCCTGAAAGCTGAGAAGAAGGGCGATCATTACCTCCTCAACGGCTCAAAGATGTGGATCACCAACGGACCCAGCGCCGATGTGCTGGTGGTTTACGCCAAGACCGACCCGCAGGGCGGCTCCAAGGGCATCACCGCCTTCCTGATCGAGAAGGGGATGAAGGGCTTCTCTGTGGCCCAGAAGCTCGACAAGCTGGGCATGCGCGGGTCTGAGACCGGCGAGCTGGTGTTTGAAAACTGCGACGTGCCCGAAGAGAACGTGCTGGGCTCTATCGGCGGCGGCGTGCGCGTGTTGATGAGCGGGCTCGATTATGAGCGCGCCGTACTGGCCTCGGGTCCCATCGGGATCATGCAGGCCTGCATGGATGTGGTCATGCCCTATGTCCACGAGCGCAAACAATTCGGCCAGGCCATCGGCGAGTTCCAGCTGATCCAGGGCAAGATCGCCGACATGTACACCCGCATGACGGCCGCGCGCGCCTATGTCTACGCCGTGGCGCAAGCCTGCGACCGGGGCCGGACCACGCGCCAGGACGCGGCGGGCGCCATATTGTTCGCGGCAGAAGCCGCCACCCAGTGCGCGCTGGACGCCATCCAGATCCTGGGCGGCAATGGCTATATCAACGAATACCCGACGGGCCGCCTCTTGCGCGACGCCAAGCTCTACGAGATCGGCGCGGGCACCAGCGAAATCCGCCGCATGCTGATCGGCCGCGAGCTTTTCAACGCGACAAGGTAG
- a CDS encoding fumarylacetoacetate hydrolase family protein, translating to MNGLGREEQREMSGQGSQSVIGRSMVRIQSAGYEGWAEQIGPGQFLVTDGPLEGVRADNVIVKAPFYGTHVFGMAINFKCMVGDRENYETPIAFLKSPHSLVLPDQGFLRPREAADIWVEVELALVVGQSSRPGDDLEGDEAIFGFTTACDVTRRGDYGRDNHLAISKARPGFCPINPVVRKHPPEKASYMRTWINNRLFQDGRVADMIFDWRACYRYLADSFTLDEGDVILCGTPANSTNCLVQPGDYVRHEIEGFEPLAFKVH from the coding sequence ATGAATGGTCTGGGCCGCGAGGAGCAGCGTGAAATGAGCGGCCAAGGTTCTCAATCCGTGATTGGTCGTAGTATGGTCCGAATACAGTCTGCGGGCTATGAAGGATGGGCAGAGCAGATCGGGCCCGGGCAGTTCCTTGTAACTGACGGTCCACTTGAGGGAGTTAGGGCCGATAATGTGATTGTGAAGGCACCCTTTTACGGGACACATGTTTTCGGAATGGCCATCAACTTCAAATGCATGGTGGGTGATCGTGAAAACTATGAAACCCCGATCGCATTTCTGAAGTCACCTCACTCATTGGTTTTGCCCGATCAGGGCTTTCTCAGGCCAAGAGAAGCGGCGGATATCTGGGTAGAAGTGGAGCTGGCCCTGGTTGTAGGCCAGAGTTCCAGACCGGGTGACGATCTTGAGGGTGACGAAGCGATTTTCGGGTTTACAACCGCCTGTGACGTGACCCGGCGCGGTGACTATGGCCGGGACAACCATCTTGCTATCAGCAAGGCGCGGCCGGGCTTCTGTCCAATAAACCCAGTCGTCAGAAAGCATCCGCCTGAAAAAGCGTCATATATGCGCACTTGGATCAATAACAGACTGTTTCAGGATGGGCGCGTGGCGGACATGATTTTCGACTGGCGCGCTTGCTATCGTTATCTCGCCGATTCCTTCACATTGGATGAAGGCGACGTCATTCTTTGCGGCACGCCAGCTAATTCAACAAATTGCCTCGTTCAGCCGGGCGATTATGTGCGCCACGAAATCGAGGGCTTTGAGCCGCTTGCTTTCAAGGTTCACTGA
- a CDS encoding peptidylprolyl isomerase — MPIRFTAIAAAAVSAALLAACNGPAEQPAEPAPAGQPHAVIETSLGDIRIMLHADRAPVSVSNFLAHVEAGTFDDGEFYRVVRDDNDRPDIENPMNLIQGGWGFEGPPEADGIAHEGTDITGLSHVRGAVSMARYDVGTATTEFFIMLNDTPGLDAGPDGRNPGDEAGYAVFGQVVEGIEIAEAIMNRPAGGREGAPEGFAHQFLTEPVTIRATRAE; from the coding sequence ATGCCCATCCGCTTCACCGCCATCGCCGCCGCTGCGGTGTCAGCCGCCTTGCTCGCCGCCTGCAACGGACCGGCAGAGCAGCCTGCTGAACCGGCGCCGGCCGGGCAGCCACATGCCGTGATCGAAACCTCGCTGGGCGATATCCGCATCATGCTTCATGCCGACCGCGCGCCGGTGAGCGTGAGCAATTTCCTGGCCCATGTGGAGGCTGGCACATTCGATGACGGTGAATTCTACCGCGTGGTGCGCGACGATAATGACCGGCCTGATATCGAGAACCCGATGAACCTCATCCAGGGCGGCTGGGGGTTTGAAGGCCCGCCGGAGGCGGACGGCATCGCCCATGAAGGCACGGACATCACCGGCCTGTCCCATGTGCGCGGCGCGGTATCGATGGCGCGCTATGACGTGGGCACGGCGACCACCGAGTTTTTCATCATGCTCAACGACACGCCGGGCCTGGACGCCGGTCCGGACGGGCGCAATCCGGGCGATGAGGCGGGCTATGCCGTATTCGGCCAGGTGGTGGAGGGCATCGAGATCGCCGAGGCGATCATGAACCGACCGGCGGGCGGCCGGGAGGGCGCCCCCGAGGGCTTCGCCCACCAGTTCCTGACCGAGCCGGTGACCATCCGCGCGACCCGGGCGGAGTGA
- a CDS encoding chorismate mutase, producing the protein MTPSEPRNERAVLRAAIDRADAELIRLLAERRRLGEALGALKAGEQTPVRDVEREQDVIARAVKMGEEAGLDARFIETLFQAIIDDSLRRQRAGLDARAGDRLLTEARVAYLGGPGSYSHFGVYAHYSGRYSGVAPVIKRDYAAIFATVEAGEAEYGFLPIENTATGGIVEVYDLLRETRLKIAGEHHQRIVHALIGKASDVGVVRTVYGHPQALRQAQRWLNARPDLQKVSVSSTTRALERALDEGAGVAAVASPDAARLFGLNVIEPNISDFAGNETRFVSLALDPAPASPLLPCKTSLVVVTSDEAGSLISALEGFRTEGVNLTKLESRPVPGAPWEQLFFLDLEGHEDDPAVARALAHLAKHAKTVRQLGCYGSDRLKPAGRAE; encoded by the coding sequence ATGACCCCGTCCGAACCGCGCAATGAACGCGCCGTGCTGCGCGCCGCCATCGACCGGGCGGACGCCGAGCTGATCCGCCTCCTGGCCGAGCGCCGGCGTCTTGGTGAGGCGCTGGGGGCGCTGAAAGCCGGCGAGCAGACCCCGGTGCGTGATGTGGAGCGCGAGCAGGACGTGATCGCCCGCGCCGTGAAGATGGGCGAAGAGGCGGGGCTGGACGCGCGCTTCATCGAGACGCTGTTCCAGGCGATCATAGACGACTCTTTGCGCCGCCAGCGCGCCGGGCTGGACGCCCGCGCTGGCGACCGGCTGCTGACCGAGGCGCGCGTGGCGTATCTGGGCGGGCCGGGCAGCTATTCCCACTTTGGCGTCTACGCCCATTACTCCGGGCGCTATTCCGGCGTCGCGCCGGTGATCAAGCGTGATTACGCCGCGATCTTCGCCACCGTGGAGGCGGGCGAGGCCGAATACGGCTTCCTGCCCATCGAGAACACAGCCACCGGCGGCATTGTGGAAGTCTATGACCTGTTGCGTGAAACCCGCCTGAAAATCGCCGGCGAGCACCATCAGCGCATCGTTCATGCCCTGATCGGCAAGGCCAGCGATGTGGGCGTCGTGCGCACCGTCTACGGCCACCCCCAGGCGCTGCGCCAGGCCCAGCGCTGGCTCAATGCCCGCCCTGACCTGCAGAAGGTCTCGGTCTCGTCCACCACCCGCGCGCTGGAGCGGGCGCTGGACGAAGGCGCAGGCGTCGCCGCCGTGGCGAGCCCGGATGCCGCGCGCCTGTTCGGGCTGAATGTGATCGAGCCCAATATCTCCGACTTTGCCGGCAACGAGACGCGCTTTGTCTCGCTGGCGCTAGACCCGGCTCCGGCCTCGCCGCTTCTGCCATGCAAGACCTCGCTGGTGGTGGTCACCAGCGACGAGGCCGGCTCGCTGATCAGCGCGCTGGAGGGTTTCCGCACCGAGGGCGTCAACCTCACCAAGCTGGAAAGCCGGCCCGTGCCGGGCGCGCCGTGGGAACAGCTTTTCTTCCTCGATCTGGAGGGCCATGAGGACGATCCGGCCGTGGCGCGCGCCCTGGCGCATCTGGCCAAGCATGCCAAAACCGTGCGTCAGCTCGGCTGCTACGGATCAGACCGGTTGAAGCCGGCGGGCCGGGCGGAGTAG
- a CDS encoding phage portal protein, whose amino-acid sequence MFGLFKRAEPKQETRASASGFTAELIAAREGWISGSRGVGELTATAQSCVSLWEHGLSLADVSGFDLDRQTLALAGRALALRGEAVFLIREDRLIPAADWDLATRDGIPRAYRVSVSEAGGGVSMTALAGEVLHFRIGSDVAAPWSGTAPLKRSSLTAGLLHTLESALSDVYQNAPLGSQIVPFPEAPDTDLEALGRGFRGRRGRVLLRESVHVTAAGGAAPAQDWRPQDVTPDLQRAMTKETLEAARSAILTAFGVLPSWFSSTAQGTLVREAQRHLAQWTLQPIAGGIAEEIERKTGQPVSLDVMAPLQAYDAGGRARALNAILNALADAKAADVSPDAIANAGRLVNWEL is encoded by the coding sequence ATGTTCGGACTTTTCAAACGCGCAGAGCCGAAACAGGAAACCCGCGCCAGCGCGTCCGGCTTCACCGCCGAATTGATCGCGGCCCGTGAGGGCTGGATTAGCGGATCGCGCGGCGTTGGCGAGCTGACCGCCACGGCGCAAAGCTGCGTGTCTCTGTGGGAGCACGGATTAAGCCTTGCTGACGTGTCCGGCTTCGACCTTGACCGCCAGACCCTCGCACTGGCCGGGCGCGCTCTGGCGCTGCGCGGCGAGGCGGTATTCCTGATCCGTGAGGACCGGCTTATCCCGGCGGCGGATTGGGACTTGGCGACCCGTGACGGCATCCCCCGCGCCTATCGTGTCAGCGTGTCAGAAGCCGGGGGCGGCGTAAGCATGACCGCCCTGGCAGGCGAGGTTTTGCATTTTCGCATCGGTTCGGACGTGGCCGCCCCTTGGTCTGGCACTGCCCCGCTCAAACGCTCCAGCCTGACCGCTGGCCTTCTGCACACGCTGGAGTCTGCACTGTCTGACGTGTACCAGAATGCCCCGCTAGGCTCGCAGATTGTCCCATTCCCCGAAGCGCCGGACACCGACCTGGAGGCCCTTGGACGCGGCTTCCGTGGCCGCCGTGGCCGCGTGCTCTTGCGTGAGTCGGTTCACGTCACCGCAGCCGGTGGCGCGGCCCCGGCGCAGGACTGGCGCCCGCAGGACGTGACCCCGGACCTTCAGCGCGCGATGACCAAAGAAACGCTTGAGGCGGCGCGCAGCGCGATCCTGACGGCGTTTGGCGTCCTGCCCTCATGGTTTTCCAGCACGGCGCAAGGCACGCTTGTGCGCGAGGCTCAACGTCATCTGGCGCAATGGACCCTCCAGCCAATAGCAGGCGGGATCGCAGAGGAAATCGAGCGCAAGACCGGCCAGCCGGTGAGCCTCGACGTGATGGCGCCGCTCCAAGCCTATGACGCGGGAGGCCGCGCCCGCGCGCTCAACGCCATTCTAAACGCGCTGGCCGATGCGAAGGCCGCAGACGTGTCACCGGACGCCATCGCCAATGCAGGCCGCCTGGTGAACTGGGAGCTTTGA
- a CDS encoding HK97 family phage prohead protease translates to MANGELQLGAALASRLELRREGDGSVRISGRFPYRSPAILVERGRNGGEVREVIEPGAFADAIAADSEIHFLAAHSFDKPLASKRSGTLTFRDTPDALEVEAHITPAILRASYAADAIAAAEAGLITGLSPGFRLPPDRESAESWSEAPDGARVRMIKRAMLAEMSLVTRPAYAAARASVTRQCSEAPDAGLRRTLYRWRR, encoded by the coding sequence ATGGCAAACGGTGAACTCCAGCTTGGCGCGGCCCTAGCTTCCCGGCTGGAGCTTCGCCGCGAAGGTGACGGGAGCGTTCGCATTAGCGGGCGCTTCCCTTACCGCTCCCCTGCAATTCTGGTCGAACGTGGACGCAATGGCGGTGAAGTGCGCGAGGTTATCGAACCGGGCGCATTCGCAGACGCTATCGCGGCGGATTCGGAGATCCATTTTCTGGCCGCCCATAGCTTTGACAAGCCGCTGGCGTCCAAGCGTTCCGGCACCCTGACTTTCAGGGACACACCCGACGCGCTGGAGGTGGAAGCGCACATAACCCCCGCCATCTTGCGCGCGTCCTACGCCGCAGACGCCATCGCCGCCGCAGAGGCTGGATTGATCACCGGCCTGTCCCCCGGCTTCCGCCTTCCCCCTGACAGGGAAAGCGCCGAAAGCTGGAGCGAGGCCCCGGACGGCGCCCGCGTGCGCATGATCAAGCGCGCCATGCTGGCCGAAATGAGCCTTGTGACCCGCCCCGCCTATGCCGCCGCGCGCGCAAGCGTAACCCGCCAATGCAGCGAGGCCCCGGACGCGGGCTTGCGCCGCACCCTGTACCGCTGGAGGCGCTGA
- a CDS encoding phage major capsid protein, with the protein MLESVKIQRRQSEVRERLAALAANETPNDTETRELDSLDTEYRVNEKRYRAALIAEAAERREAGEEIEGRSEREWSDVLANFELRQIALHLDEGAALSGQTAEIVQEMRAQGGYRGTPVPWQALEVRNTVAAGVPDPMRTAPIIDRLFPQSVASRMGASLINIASGGVEYPVTSSAVSAGWQDGENANVSGPTAFTTVDRPMKPDHTLGVQMRVSRRALKQAGDGLEQAIRRDLNGAISAKLDEAAFLGTGANGQPLGVITGAATYGVNVEAEDALASWALLRAAVTRFMVRNAASSPADVRALIRPELWDFLDGELITGTSVSEWDRVTRAIPAANFAMSSNALGAPAGDPLATSVLLTTSAGGQAPMYLATWGGIDLVRDPYTDAQSGGLRLTGLVTADVTISRAQQLEVLTGVELAGGA; encoded by the coding sequence ATGCTTGAATCAGTGAAAATCCAGCGGCGTCAAAGCGAGGTGCGCGAGCGCCTGGCCGCACTGGCCGCGAACGAAACCCCCAACGACACCGAAACCCGCGAACTCGATTCGCTGGATACGGAATACCGCGTGAACGAAAAGCGCTATCGCGCCGCTCTGATCGCGGAGGCCGCCGAACGCCGCGAGGCTGGCGAGGAGATCGAAGGCCGCTCTGAGCGCGAATGGTCGGACGTGCTCGCCAATTTCGAGCTGCGCCAGATCGCACTGCATCTCGATGAAGGCGCGGCCCTGAGCGGCCAGACCGCCGAGATTGTCCAAGAGATGCGCGCGCAGGGCGGCTATCGCGGGACGCCTGTCCCGTGGCAGGCCCTTGAAGTGCGCAACACTGTGGCTGCTGGCGTCCCTGATCCGATGCGCACTGCGCCGATTATCGACAGGTTGTTTCCGCAGTCTGTGGCCAGCCGCATGGGCGCGAGCCTGATCAACATTGCGTCCGGTGGCGTCGAATATCCGGTGACCTCCAGCGCCGTGTCCGCAGGCTGGCAGGATGGCGAAAACGCCAACGTTTCAGGCCCTACCGCCTTCACGACCGTGGACCGTCCGATGAAACCGGATCACACCCTCGGCGTTCAGATGCGTGTCAGCCGGCGCGCTCTGAAACAGGCTGGCGACGGTCTGGAGCAAGCTATCCGCCGCGACCTGAACGGCGCGATCAGCGCCAAGCTGGACGAAGCTGCATTCCTCGGAACCGGCGCCAATGGCCAGCCGCTCGGCGTCATCACCGGCGCGGCGACCTATGGCGTCAACGTCGAGGCCGAAGACGCGCTGGCGTCCTGGGCTTTGCTGCGCGCCGCCGTGACCCGCTTCATGGTTCGCAATGCAGCGTCCTCGCCCGCTGACGTGCGCGCACTGATCCGGCCAGAGCTGTGGGACTTCCTCGACGGTGAACTGATCACCGGGACGTCCGTCAGCGAATGGGACCGGGTGACGCGGGCAATCCCGGCGGCGAACTTCGCCATGTCCTCGAATGCCCTTGGCGCACCGGCTGGCGATCCGCTCGCAACGTCCGTCCTGCTGACCACTTCCGCAGGCGGCCAAGCGCCCATGTATCTGGCGACGTGGGGCGGGATCGACCTTGTGCGCGATCCGTACACCGATGCGCAGTCCGGCGGGCTTCGCCTTACCGGGCTGGTGACCGCAGACGTCACGATCAGCCGGGCGCAACAGCTTGAAGTCCTGACCGGCGTCGAACTGGCCGGGGGCGCCTAA